A single genomic interval of Bradyrhizobium japonicum USDA 6 harbors:
- the panB gene encoding 3-methyl-2-oxobutanoate hydroxymethyltransferase — translation MSHSSEQPLERVTIPALQQWKDKGRRVVMTTAYDAVAARIADPIVDIILVGDSVGNVCLGFDNTLPVSVAMMNHHLEAVARTRPHALLVADMPFLSFHVGSEDTIRNAGGFLQRGADAVKLEGGAKRIEMVRALVDCDIPVMGHLGLTPQSVNVMGGFKVQGRTTDTALRLLDDAHRLQEAGCFALVLEGIPAELAARATESLTIPTIGIGAGADCSGQVLVFHDVLGLTEGHRPKFVRAYTNGFQLFQEALSRWAADIRKGAFPGSEECYRLPDQLRHAVANWVPSSSTSR, via the coding sequence ATGAGCCACAGTTCAGAGCAGCCTCTAGAGCGTGTCACGATTCCGGCACTGCAGCAGTGGAAGGATAAAGGACGGCGTGTCGTGATGACCACCGCCTACGATGCGGTTGCGGCGCGCATCGCGGATCCCATTGTCGATATCATCCTGGTCGGCGATAGCGTTGGAAACGTCTGCCTGGGATTCGACAACACGCTGCCCGTCAGCGTGGCCATGATGAATCATCACCTGGAGGCTGTTGCGCGCACGAGGCCTCATGCCTTGCTTGTGGCCGACATGCCCTTTCTCAGCTTTCATGTCGGTTCTGAGGATACGATTCGCAATGCAGGAGGTTTTTTACAGCGTGGCGCCGATGCTGTGAAACTCGAGGGTGGTGCCAAACGCATCGAGATGGTACGCGCCTTGGTCGATTGCGACATTCCTGTGATGGGACATCTCGGTCTGACCCCGCAGAGCGTCAACGTCATGGGTGGATTCAAAGTGCAGGGAAGGACAACAGATACCGCCTTGCGGTTGCTCGATGACGCGCACCGTCTGCAGGAAGCCGGTTGCTTCGCGCTTGTCCTGGAGGGCATTCCTGCCGAGCTCGCGGCGCGAGCGACCGAATCTCTCACGATACCCACCATCGGGATCGGAGCAGGAGCCGATTGCTCGGGCCAAGTGCTCGTGTTTCATGATGTCTTGGGGCTAACCGAAGGCCATCGCCCCAAATTCGTTCGTGCCTATACAAATGGATTCCAGTTGTTCCAGGAGGCGCTGTCGCGCTGGGCTGCCGATATCCGCAAAGGGGCGTTCCCGGGCTCAGAGGAGTGCTATCGGCTTCCTGATCAGCTTCGGCATGCCGTCGCCAACTGGGTGCCCTCCAGTTCAACCTCAAGGTAA
- the bioB gene encoding biotin synthase BioB: MDAAVQVQRKKASNGAQVRNHWNVEEAKALYDLPFADLMLQAQRAHRKNFDPNHVETASLLSIKTGGCPEDCGYCSQSAHYATGLKATRLMRCADVVATAQRAKDAGATRFCMAAAWRTPKDRDLDSVCDMVNAVKGLGMETCVTLGTLTPKHAARLAEAGLDFYNHNVDTSPEFYSKIITTRSLQDRIDTLAHVRDAGIKICCGGIIGMGERVEDRLGMLVLLANLPNYPESVPINLWNKIEGVPVEDTAEPPDPIALVRLLATARVMMPRSVVRLSAGRQYMTDELQALCFLAGANSIFVGDVLLTTNNPKVDRDADLLARLGITSGLA, encoded by the coding sequence ATGGATGCTGCTGTGCAAGTCCAACGAAAGAAAGCTAGCAACGGGGCGCAGGTTCGTAATCATTGGAACGTCGAAGAGGCTAAGGCGCTCTACGACCTTCCTTTTGCCGACCTGATGCTTCAGGCGCAGCGCGCTCATCGCAAGAACTTCGATCCAAACCACGTCGAAACTGCGAGCCTGCTCAGCATCAAGACCGGCGGCTGTCCGGAGGACTGCGGCTACTGCTCGCAAAGCGCGCATTACGCGACCGGCCTGAAAGCGACCCGTCTGATGCGTTGCGCCGATGTGGTTGCGACCGCACAGCGCGCGAAGGATGCCGGCGCTACGCGCTTCTGCATGGCCGCGGCCTGGCGCACGCCAAAAGATCGCGATCTTGATTCCGTCTGCGACATGGTCAACGCGGTCAAAGGTCTCGGCATGGAAACGTGTGTCACGCTCGGCACGCTGACACCGAAGCATGCCGCGCGCCTCGCCGAGGCCGGCCTTGACTTCTACAATCACAACGTCGACACATCGCCCGAGTTTTACAGCAAGATCATCACCACCCGCAGCCTCCAGGACCGCATCGATACGCTGGCGCATGTGCGCGATGCCGGCATCAAGATCTGCTGCGGCGGGATTATCGGCATGGGCGAGCGCGTCGAGGACCGCCTAGGTATGCTCGTGTTGCTCGCCAATCTTCCCAACTATCCCGAAAGCGTGCCGATCAACCTGTGGAACAAGATTGAGGGCGTACCGGTGGAAGACACCGCGGAGCCTCCCGATCCGATCGCGCTGGTCCGGCTGCTGGCGACCGCGCGGGTCATGATGCCGAGGAGTGTGGTTCGCTTGTCCGCCGGGCGGCAATACATGACCGATGAATTGCAGGCGCTTTGCTTCTTGGCCGGCGCAAATTCAATCTTCGTCGGCGACGTGCTCTTGACCACCAATAACCCGAAAGTTGATCGCGACGCGGATCTGCTGGCCCGGCTCGGCATCACGTCCGGGCTCGCCTGA
- the pabB gene encoding aminodeoxychorismate synthase component I, protein MYVRELQWVEPVTAMRRLGHRSHLTFLDSAARHELLGRYSYLTCDPFSTYRVANGQASWNGLTLEADPWKVLRTLLAKYPQEHRPDLPPFQGGAAGYLAYDMNRTLERLSAPPIAGLGLPQSILHFYDVVISFDHRDNKCWIVSTGWPEQDRVRRSERALRRADEFAALLAGPNAPQKGCPSKAGAWRSNFSRDGYIAAVQRVIDLILAGDVFQTNIAQRFSTRLSTSFDPLAFYCQLRSLNPAPFAALLRWGKLTIASSSPERFLKLEGRQVETRPIKGTIARSPDPKEDHRRAAALLASEKDQAENTMIVDLLRNDLSRVCTAHSVGVPALCNLESYASVHHLVSIVTGKLAGDEDAVSLLRACFPGGSITGAPKPRSMEIITEIERIAREVYCGAIGFIGFNGHMDTSIAIRTVTIDGDLAVFHAGSGITALSKPEAEYEETLTKAERIFDAFGTEPAGAF, encoded by the coding sequence ATGTACGTTCGCGAGTTGCAGTGGGTTGAACCTGTCACAGCGATGCGACGTCTTGGGCATCGATCGCATCTCACGTTTCTCGATAGCGCAGCAAGGCACGAGCTGCTTGGGCGCTACTCATATCTAACGTGCGACCCCTTCAGCACCTACAGGGTCGCGAACGGCCAAGCCAGTTGGAACGGACTGACTCTCGAGGCCGATCCATGGAAGGTCCTTCGCACGCTACTCGCGAAGTACCCGCAAGAGCATCGTCCCGATCTCCCGCCATTCCAGGGAGGAGCGGCAGGCTACCTTGCCTACGACATGAACAGGACATTGGAGCGATTGTCTGCCCCGCCAATTGCCGGTCTGGGTTTGCCCCAATCCATCCTGCATTTCTATGACGTGGTCATCAGCTTCGACCACCGGGATAACAAATGCTGGATCGTCTCGACCGGATGGCCGGAGCAGGATCGCGTGCGACGGAGCGAACGAGCGCTTCGTCGAGCCGACGAGTTTGCAGCATTGCTTGCCGGTCCAAACGCGCCACAGAAGGGTTGTCCCAGCAAAGCGGGCGCGTGGCGCTCGAACTTCAGCCGCGACGGCTACATTGCGGCGGTACAACGCGTGATCGACTTGATTCTCGCGGGTGACGTGTTCCAGACAAATATTGCGCAGCGTTTCAGCACCCGCCTGTCGACCTCGTTTGATCCGCTCGCCTTCTATTGCCAGCTACGATCATTGAATCCGGCGCCTTTTGCGGCCCTGCTGCGATGGGGAAAGCTGACCATCGCATCAAGTTCGCCGGAACGATTCCTGAAACTTGAGGGGCGACAAGTCGAGACACGCCCCATCAAGGGCACGATAGCGCGTTCGCCTGATCCCAAGGAAGACCACCGCCGTGCGGCTGCTCTCCTCGCTTCCGAAAAGGATCAGGCCGAGAACACGATGATTGTCGACCTTTTGCGTAACGATCTGTCACGCGTTTGCACTGCGCATTCGGTCGGGGTTCCGGCCCTATGCAATCTCGAGTCCTATGCCTCGGTGCACCATCTCGTGTCGATCGTTACGGGGAAACTTGCCGGAGACGAAGACGCCGTTAGCCTGCTCCGCGCTTGCTTTCCCGGCGGCTCCATTACGGGAGCGCCAAAGCCGCGGTCGATGGAAATTATTACAGAAATCGAGCGCATAGCGCGAGAGGTCTATTGTGGGGCGATCGGCTTCATCGGCTTCAACGGGCACATGGACACCAGTATTGCGATCCGCACTGTCACGATCGACGGCGACCTGGCTGTGTTTCATGCGGGCAGCGGTATAACGGCCCTGTCGAAGCCCGAGGCCGAATACGAGGAAACGCTCACCAAGGCAGAGCGAATCTTTGATGCATTTGGTACTGAACCAGCTGGTGCATTTTGA
- a CDS encoding 8-amino-7-oxononanoate synthase, with the protein MRSIQTARLSPYVAALNALNEDKRLRCLKPRVGIDFASNDYLALGNASRIKKAMVAALEAGTPVGAGGSRLLRGNCEEHERLETEAAQFFGAEAALFFGGGYIANFALLTTLPQRGDLLVLDSLVHASIHEGARAGRAECRIHAHNDPQSVEDAIRAWRNKGGAGRVWIVAESLYSMDGDFAPLEELVAIADRQDAFLIVDEAHATGAYGHQGRGLTAPYDKRENLIVVHTCGKALGAAGALVTASGILRDFMVNRCRPFIFATAPSPLMAVAVREALLTLQKEPERQQRLAKLVAFAHRQITSLGLRTPSTSQIVPYIVGDNAHAMRLASALQARGFDIRGIRPPTVPAGTARLRISLTLNVGEADVRAMLDALVEVTRGSFR; encoded by the coding sequence ATGCGGTCGATCCAGACAGCAAGACTTAGTCCCTACGTCGCAGCGTTGAATGCCTTGAACGAAGATAAACGGCTGCGCTGCCTCAAGCCGCGCGTGGGGATCGATTTCGCATCGAACGACTATCTGGCGCTCGGGAACGCCTCGCGCATCAAAAAGGCGATGGTCGCCGCGCTCGAGGCGGGCACTCCGGTTGGAGCCGGCGGGTCGCGGCTTCTGCGCGGCAATTGCGAGGAGCATGAACGGCTCGAAACAGAAGCGGCTCAGTTCTTTGGCGCGGAGGCAGCGCTTTTCTTTGGAGGCGGCTACATCGCAAATTTTGCCCTCCTGACAACGCTCCCGCAGCGCGGCGATCTGCTCGTTCTCGATTCGCTCGTGCACGCCAGTATTCACGAGGGGGCGCGGGCCGGTCGCGCAGAGTGTCGAATTCACGCGCACAATGATCCCCAGTCAGTCGAAGACGCAATTCGCGCCTGGCGAAACAAAGGTGGAGCCGGCCGCGTGTGGATTGTGGCCGAAAGTCTCTACAGTATGGATGGCGACTTCGCTCCACTCGAAGAGCTAGTGGCAATCGCCGATCGCCAAGACGCGTTTCTGATCGTGGACGAGGCACATGCCACAGGCGCTTACGGGCATCAAGGACGAGGGCTCACGGCCCCTTATGACAAGCGCGAAAATCTCATCGTCGTTCATACCTGCGGCAAAGCGCTCGGTGCGGCGGGTGCACTTGTTACGGCCTCCGGCATCTTGCGCGATTTCATGGTCAACCGCTGCCGTCCGTTTATTTTTGCCACCGCCCCATCACCATTGATGGCCGTTGCCGTTCGAGAGGCACTCCTCACCCTGCAGAAAGAGCCGGAGCGGCAGCAACGGCTGGCCAAACTCGTTGCGTTCGCGCATCGGCAGATCACCTCGCTTGGTTTGCGCACACCATCGACCTCTCAGATCGTGCCCTACATCGTAGGTGACAATGCTCATGCAATGCGACTTGCCTCTGCTCTGCAGGCGCGCGGCTTCGATATCCGCGGAATTCGGCCGCCAACCGTCCCTGCAGGCACCGCCCGCTTGCGAATTTCGTTGACACTCAATGTTGGCGAAGCGGACGTGCGCGCGATGCTCGATGCGCTGGTTGAGGTGACGAGGGGCTCGTTTCGATGA
- a CDS encoding anthranilate synthase component II has protein sequence MIVIVDNYDSFVFNIARYFHKLSEATEVIRNDAISISELVGLNPRAVVISPGPCTPTEAGISTAVVRELSGRVPILGICLGHQCIASVFGGRVARARRPMHGRRSYVAHDGRGLFKGLPTPLDVGRYHSLIVALDQSCAQNLVVTARSEEGEIMALTHGYYPTYGVQFHPESILTSQGHVLLKNFLRLAQDFRNRAEQ, from the coding sequence TTGATTGTCATCGTCGATAATTACGATTCCTTCGTGTTCAATATTGCCCGCTATTTCCACAAGCTCAGTGAAGCAACGGAAGTGATCCGAAACGACGCTATCAGCATCAGCGAGCTCGTTGGTCTCAACCCGCGCGCGGTGGTCATATCGCCCGGCCCCTGCACCCCAACTGAGGCAGGAATATCGACAGCAGTGGTTCGCGAACTTTCAGGACGCGTACCAATTCTCGGCATCTGCCTTGGACATCAGTGTATTGCAAGCGTTTTCGGAGGACGGGTGGCGCGTGCGCGTCGGCCCATGCACGGTCGGCGCTCATACGTTGCGCATGACGGCCGAGGGTTATTCAAGGGACTGCCAACCCCGCTTGACGTCGGACGCTACCATTCTCTTATCGTCGCGCTTGATCAGTCATGTGCGCAGAACCTCGTAGTGACAGCGCGTTCGGAGGAAGGCGAGATCATGGCCCTCACGCACGGCTATTATCCCACCTATGGGGTCCAGTTCCATCCCGAGTCGATACTTACCTCACAGGGGCACGTCCTGCTTAAGAACTTCTTGCGACTCGCACAGGATTTCCGAAACCGCGCGGAGCAATGA
- the panD gene encoding aspartate 1-decarboxylase, producing the protein MQITLMKGKIHRASVTEADLHYEGSISIDRTLLEAAGMVINERVEIYNVETGTRFATYVIEAPPMSGTMSLNGAAARLVMPGDKIIIVAYASFDEAEAKKFKPRVVRVDRDNRILAS; encoded by the coding sequence ATGCAGATAACTTTGATGAAGGGCAAAATCCATCGCGCCTCAGTGACCGAAGCTGATCTGCACTATGAAGGCTCGATCTCGATAGATCGTACGCTCCTGGAGGCAGCAGGAATGGTGATCAACGAGCGCGTCGAAATCTACAATGTAGAAACAGGGACGCGCTTTGCCACCTACGTGATCGAGGCGCCGCCGATGTCTGGTACGATGAGCCTGAACGGTGCGGCTGCCCGACTGGTGATGCCCGGAGACAAGATCATTATCGTTGCATATGCCTCATTCGATGAGGCCGAAGCAAAGAAGTTCAAGCCACGCGTTGTGCGTGTGGACCGAGATAATCGCATCCTGGCAAGTTGA
- a CDS encoding GntR family transcriptional regulator, which produces MITADNMTMVARIADSIAERIISGALAPGAPLRQDHVAREFNSSHVPVREAFRHLQAQHLVVAVPRRGVRVAPLDTRSVKEIAEMRAALEVVALRHSGPRLTTAHLAQIELALIEGDNAKTIEEFEMANRAFHQALVAPCGMPRLLASLDGLQLANSRLVFAMARSVGWRPRSNQDHRLILQALRTRNVDHACNLLTRHIQTIERLALPAS; this is translated from the coding sequence ATGATCACTGCTGACAACATGACGATGGTCGCGCGCATCGCGGACTCAATCGCTGAGCGCATTATCAGCGGCGCCTTAGCGCCAGGCGCACCACTCCGTCAGGATCACGTTGCACGAGAATTCAATTCCAGCCACGTCCCCGTGCGCGAGGCCTTTCGGCACCTGCAGGCACAACATCTTGTTGTCGCTGTGCCGCGTCGCGGTGTTCGGGTTGCCCCGCTCGATACCCGTTCAGTGAAGGAGATCGCCGAAATGCGCGCCGCGCTCGAGGTGGTGGCATTGCGCCATTCGGGGCCAAGACTGACAACAGCTCATTTGGCTCAAATCGAGCTCGCCCTAATCGAAGGAGACAATGCAAAGACGATCGAGGAGTTTGAGATGGCCAACCGCGCCTTTCACCAAGCCTTGGTCGCGCCGTGCGGAATGCCGCGTCTGCTCGCGAGCCTCGATGGATTGCAGCTTGCCAATTCTCGATTGGTGTTCGCGATGGCGCGATCGGTGGGCTGGCGACCGCGCTCCAATCAAGATCACCGCCTGATTCTGCAAGCCCTGCGAACGCGCAACGTCGATCACGCCTGTAACCTGCTCACGCGGCACATTCAAACCATTGAGCGACTTGCCCTTCCGGCGTCCTGA
- the bioD gene encoding dethiobiotin synthase, which produces MNKRIVVTGTDTGVGKTVFSAGLAGLLGANYWKPVQAGLEQEIDSECIRRLGGLSSDRIVPELYRLRTPASPHHSAEIDGVRIDTETLGLPDSGERRLVIEGAGGLMVPLTARTLYIDIFERWQLPVVLCARTGLGTINHSLLSIEALRKRQIRILGIAFIGERNAETESAVCEIGRVRWLGRLPWLVPLTNDRLQAAFKDSFVSSDFLNL; this is translated from the coding sequence ATGAATAAACGGATCGTCGTGACTGGTACGGACACCGGGGTCGGCAAAACGGTATTCTCCGCAGGGCTCGCCGGGCTTCTCGGCGCGAATTACTGGAAGCCGGTCCAGGCTGGACTCGAACAAGAGATCGACTCCGAGTGCATCCGCCGCCTCGGTGGCCTCTCGTCCGATCGGATTGTCCCGGAGCTCTATCGACTTCGGACGCCCGCGTCGCCCCATCACTCAGCGGAGATCGACGGCGTTCGCATAGATACAGAGACGCTTGGACTGCCGGACAGCGGCGAGCGGCGACTCGTGATCGAAGGCGCCGGCGGACTCATGGTGCCGCTGACAGCGCGCACGCTTTACATCGACATCTTCGAGCGCTGGCAGCTTCCCGTCGTGCTTTGCGCAAGGACGGGACTGGGCACAATCAATCACTCCCTGCTCTCCATAGAGGCTCTGCGGAAGCGTCAGATTCGAATCCTTGGGATTGCGTTCATTGGCGAAAGAAACGCCGAAACTGAAAGCGCGGTTTGCGAGATCGGGAGAGTGCGTTGGTTGGGACGGCTCCCGTGGCTTGTTCCCCTCACAAACGATAGGCTGCAGGCCGCTTTCAAAGACTCCTTTGTTAGCAGCGATTTCCTGAACCTATGA
- a CDS encoding adenosylmethionine--8-amino-7-oxononanoate transaminase, which produces MKTAKRSPIWHPFTQHALQRDMTKVVRGEGAYLYTEDGRRLIDAISSWWVVTHGHCHPCIVNAIREQAGKLNQVIFAGYTHDPAEQVATELLKVTSPALEHVFFSDSGSTSVEVALKMALGYWRNTGRERTKIVVMQHSYHGDTIGAMSVGSRGIFNAAYGALMFEVTSIPFPARDCEQRALDALENACRNEHPAAFIVEPLILGAGGMLMYSPSVLREMKRICEAFDVLFIADEVMTGWGRTGTLFACEQADVTPDIACYSKGLTAGALPLAVTLCRADIFDAHYSEDRTRTFFHSSSYTANPVACAAAKANLDLWQDQEYRWRLASLARMQEQALAPFRLDSRFANVRRTGTVTAVELNTRDAGYLADIGPRLLAFFQARDLLLRPLGNTIYVMPPYCVTAADLDEIYTAIRDAADLLM; this is translated from the coding sequence ATGAAGACAGCTAAGAGGTCGCCGATCTGGCATCCGTTCACGCAGCATGCTCTACAGCGGGACATGACGAAGGTGGTCCGGGGAGAAGGGGCCTATCTCTACACCGAAGATGGCCGACGCCTTATCGATGCAATCTCCTCCTGGTGGGTCGTGACCCACGGCCATTGCCATCCATGCATCGTGAACGCGATCCGAGAACAGGCAGGCAAGCTCAACCAGGTCATCTTCGCCGGATACACTCACGACCCGGCTGAGCAGGTTGCGACGGAACTATTGAAGGTCACCTCCCCAGCGCTCGAACATGTGTTCTTCTCCGATAGCGGGTCCACCAGCGTCGAAGTCGCGCTGAAAATGGCGCTCGGCTACTGGCGCAATACCGGAAGAGAGCGAACCAAAATTGTGGTGATGCAGCACTCGTACCATGGCGACACGATCGGGGCGATGTCGGTAGGTAGCCGAGGCATCTTCAATGCGGCCTACGGGGCGCTGATGTTCGAGGTGACCTCGATTCCGTTCCCGGCAAGAGATTGTGAGCAAAGAGCTCTCGATGCGCTTGAAAACGCGTGTCGAAACGAACATCCCGCAGCCTTTATCGTGGAGCCCCTGATATTGGGTGCCGGTGGAATGCTGATGTATTCGCCCTCGGTGCTAAGAGAGATGAAGCGGATTTGCGAAGCCTTTGACGTCCTGTTCATTGCGGACGAGGTCATGACAGGCTGGGGCCGGACGGGTACCTTGTTTGCGTGTGAGCAGGCCGATGTCACGCCCGATATTGCTTGCTATTCGAAAGGCCTCACGGCTGGGGCGCTGCCGCTCGCCGTCACACTGTGTCGTGCCGATATTTTCGATGCGCATTATTCTGAAGATCGCACGCGTACGTTTTTTCATTCGAGCTCATATACGGCCAATCCAGTGGCCTGTGCCGCCGCCAAGGCTAATCTGGACCTATGGCAGGATCAGGAGTATCGCTGGCGGCTGGCATCCTTGGCGAGGATGCAAGAACAGGCACTCGCGCCGTTCCGCCTCGATTCACGGTTCGCAAACGTGCGGCGCACAGGAACAGTCACAGCGGTTGAACTCAACACGCGCGATGCTGGCTATCTGGCGGACATCGGTCCGAGGCTTTTGGCTTTCTTCCAAGCGCGGGATCTGCTGTTACGCCCACTCGGTAACACGATCTACGTGATGCCGCCTTACTGCGTTACGGCGGCCGATCTTGATGAAATCTATACTGCCATCCGCGACGCTGCTGACTTGCTGATGTGA
- a CDS encoding Dabb family protein has protein sequence MIRHIVFFSAKDEAHIHQIIEGLSLLSTIPHARRLEVARNRKTDQLGNDIDIVVYGEFDSETELAAYKAHDLYQESIKRVRPLRELRFAADYDVSTDTPFASTAG, from the coding sequence ATGATTCGTCACATCGTTTTCTTCAGCGCCAAGGACGAGGCGCATATCCACCAGATCATCGAAGGTCTTTCGCTTCTCAGCACGATACCGCATGCGCGCCGGCTTGAGGTTGCCCGTAACCGCAAGACCGATCAGCTCGGCAACGATATCGACATCGTGGTCTATGGTGAGTTCGACAGCGAGACAGAGCTCGCAGCGTACAAAGCGCACGATCTCTACCAGGAATCGATTAAACGGGTCCGACCGCTCCGCGAGCTGCGGTTCGCGGCCGACTACGATGTATCAACAGATACCCCTTTCGCCTCCACGGCAGGATGA
- the panC gene encoding pantoate--beta-alanine ligase has product MKVITKVAELRRALADVRNAEKRIGFVPTMGYLHDGHLALISASREHCDVTVVSIFVNPTQFGPNEDLSRYPRDFARDEALCGSAGVSIIFAPSAEEIYPAQFESFVESGELAKPLCGAFRPGHFRGVATVVCKLFNMVQPDVAYFGQKDFQQCAVIRRMTVDLNLPIEIVTVPTVREPDGLAMSSRNRYLCPEERDRSLAISRGLFAAAHEFASGERDAATLIALARRHLERVDRLQYLELVDPGTLRIADSPLRYPAVLCVAAYVGSTRLIDNVVLSWSPW; this is encoded by the coding sequence ATGAAAGTAATTACGAAGGTGGCTGAGCTGCGTCGCGCCCTTGCAGACGTTCGCAATGCCGAAAAGCGCATCGGATTCGTTCCGACGATGGGATACTTGCACGACGGCCACCTGGCCTTGATCTCGGCCAGCCGGGAACACTGCGACGTCACTGTCGTTAGCATCTTCGTCAACCCCACTCAGTTCGGCCCAAATGAGGATCTCAGCAGGTACCCCCGCGACTTCGCGCGCGATGAAGCGTTATGCGGCAGTGCCGGGGTCTCCATCATCTTCGCGCCAAGTGCAGAGGAGATCTATCCGGCTCAATTTGAGAGCTTTGTCGAGTCGGGCGAACTCGCAAAGCCGCTCTGCGGAGCTTTCAGGCCTGGACATTTTCGTGGTGTAGCGACCGTCGTCTGCAAGCTATTCAACATGGTGCAGCCGGACGTCGCGTACTTTGGACAGAAGGATTTTCAGCAATGCGCGGTAATACGCCGCATGACGGTTGATCTGAATCTTCCGATCGAGATTGTCACTGTGCCAACCGTGCGGGAGCCAGATGGGCTGGCAATGAGCAGTCGCAACCGTTATCTCTGCCCGGAAGAACGTGATCGGAGCTTGGCGATCAGCCGTGGCTTGTTCGCCGCAGCGCATGAGTTTGCCTCAGGGGAACGCGACGCCGCAACGCTGATTGCGCTTGCAAGAAGGCATTTGGAAAGGGTCGATCGACTACAGTACCTTGAGCTTGTCGACCCTGGGACTCTAAGGATTGCTGACAGCCCTCTGCGCTATCCGGCGGTGCTCTGTGTCGCAGCGTACGTCGGCTCCACGCGGTTGATCGACAATGTAGTCCTGTCCTGGTCGCCATGGTAG